From a single Couchioplanes caeruleus genomic region:
- a CDS encoding caspase, EACC1-associated type, translating into MSHRRALIIATEDYTDPAFSRLPGTARDAEELSRVLGDPRVGDFEVTVLENPDVRTAGRRIGQFFALAAPGDILLLSIAGHGVRNDEGHLYFAVTDTVPDALWVTALAATDITHEMETSPARRIVVLLDCCYAGAFDERKDLVHAGPRPAPAPPVGSAAPDELVPDDAHVRGQVVIAAATSIEQAVEGRTGGLFTRCVVEGLRTGDADLNRDGEVDAHELHLYVHARMSELGAGVEQHPTYSVHRLQGMLRLAHRARSPLPPGPARPSEPDPDVPPDPPDTAAAGGRRAPRALLLAAVLLAGCAVQADTPSTGGCPTPAHVRVAADPAGIGAYRDLAADFEEWVAARQHGCRSADMYVYPATAEEMTDGLRHGWDRGADGRTYLRDVGPHPDVWLPGARGEVPALDPASATVSEVAWTPVVLGVPEKAGVTAGVRRAALPWPDLFDLVSRAGGVVRGDPRTSAVAEMATARLYAGATIGPAAARTRYEQRIERALDAGTYPVGDEAGLLCRQAVLRGTAAVVVTEQQLVRFNRGDPAGGPCTRGGPPQGGDRLRAYYPADTPAVRQVVVTLDWPARQQAGTTRSYAGWFARWLRTDPGRAALLRTGLRPYAYDAGEPLGTDFGALADWPFARVVQSEPDALTRRDVQKLYAGAGRPGRFLVALDASGSMDTVTADPTRTRWEVAVAAVERAAARLGGRDRFGLLTFAGTGGRATRDLVPLGPSGPDAVRRVRAATSPVRPAGGTPLYEAVRRGAAALRAGRGDGDPLRTLVVLTDGQDTSGQPRPTAAQTAGVRVFVIAVGSVTCADTGLRQVAEGTGGRCFDAGAGSPEPVLGSMFRTIWG; encoded by the coding sequence CTGAGCCATCGACGGGCGCTGATCATCGCGACGGAGGACTACACCGACCCCGCGTTCTCCCGGCTGCCCGGCACCGCCCGCGACGCCGAGGAGCTGTCCCGGGTGCTCGGCGACCCGCGCGTCGGCGACTTCGAGGTGACCGTCCTGGAGAACCCGGACGTGCGTACCGCGGGGCGGCGGATCGGCCAGTTCTTCGCCCTCGCGGCGCCCGGCGACATCCTGCTGCTGTCCATCGCCGGCCACGGCGTGCGCAACGACGAGGGCCACCTCTACTTCGCGGTCACCGACACCGTGCCCGACGCGCTCTGGGTCACGGCGCTGGCCGCCACGGACATCACCCACGAGATGGAGACCAGCCCGGCCCGCCGGATCGTGGTGCTGCTGGACTGCTGCTACGCCGGCGCCTTCGACGAACGCAAGGACCTCGTGCACGCCGGTCCCCGGCCGGCGCCCGCGCCGCCGGTGGGCTCGGCCGCGCCGGACGAGCTCGTGCCGGACGACGCGCACGTCCGCGGGCAGGTCGTCATCGCGGCGGCCACCTCCATCGAGCAGGCGGTCGAGGGCCGGACCGGCGGGCTCTTCACCCGCTGCGTCGTGGAAGGGCTGCGGACCGGCGACGCGGACCTCAACCGCGACGGCGAGGTCGACGCGCACGAGCTGCACCTGTACGTCCACGCGCGGATGAGCGAGCTCGGGGCCGGCGTCGAGCAGCACCCGACGTACTCGGTGCACCGGTTGCAGGGCATGCTGCGCCTGGCCCATCGCGCCCGCTCCCCGCTGCCACCCGGCCCTGCCCGGCCCTCCGAGCCGGACCCGGACGTCCCGCCCGATCCGCCGGACACCGCGGCGGCGGGCGGCCGCCGCGCCCCGCGGGCACTGCTGCTCGCCGCGGTCCTGCTGGCCGGCTGCGCGGTGCAGGCCGACACCCCGAGCACCGGCGGTTGCCCGACGCCCGCGCACGTCCGCGTCGCCGCGGACCCGGCGGGGATCGGCGCGTACCGGGACCTCGCCGCGGACTTCGAGGAGTGGGTCGCCGCCCGGCAGCACGGCTGCCGCTCCGCCGACATGTACGTGTACCCCGCCACCGCCGAGGAGATGACGGACGGGCTGCGGCACGGATGGGACCGCGGCGCGGACGGGCGGACGTACCTGCGGGACGTCGGCCCGCATCCCGACGTGTGGCTGCCCGGCGCGCGCGGTGAGGTGCCCGCGCTGGATCCGGCGTCGGCCACGGTGTCGGAGGTGGCCTGGACGCCCGTCGTGCTGGGCGTGCCGGAGAAGGCCGGGGTCACCGCCGGCGTCCGCCGGGCCGCGCTGCCGTGGCCCGACCTGTTCGACCTGGTCAGCCGCGCCGGCGGGGTGGTCCGCGGCGATCCCCGGACCTCCGCGGTCGCCGAGATGGCCACCGCCCGGCTGTACGCGGGCGCCACGATCGGCCCGGCCGCCGCCCGCACCCGCTACGAGCAGCGCATCGAGCGCGCGCTGGACGCGGGCACCTATCCGGTCGGCGACGAGGCGGGGCTGCTGTGCCGGCAGGCCGTCCTGCGCGGCACCGCGGCCGTCGTGGTCACCGAGCAGCAGCTGGTCCGCTTCAACCGCGGCGACCCGGCCGGCGGGCCGTGCACCCGCGGCGGTCCCCCGCAGGGCGGCGACCGGCTGCGCGCCTACTACCCCGCCGACACCCCGGCCGTGCGGCAGGTGGTGGTGACGCTCGACTGGCCGGCGCGGCAGCAGGCGGGCACCACGCGCTCGTACGCCGGATGGTTCGCCCGCTGGCTGCGGACCGACCCCGGCCGGGCCGCGCTGCTGCGCACGGGGCTGCGGCCGTACGCGTACGACGCCGGCGAGCCGCTCGGCACCGACTTCGGGGCCCTCGCCGACTGGCCGTTCGCGCGCGTGGTGCAGAGTGAGCCGGACGCGCTGACCCGCCGCGACGTGCAGAAGCTGTACGCCGGCGCCGGGCGCCCGGGACGGTTCCTGGTGGCGCTGGACGCCTCCGGCTCGATGGACACGGTCACCGCCGATCCCACCCGTACCCGATGGGAGGTCGCCGTGGCCGCGGTCGAGCGGGCCGCCGCCCGGCTCGGCGGGCGCGACCGGTTCGGGCTGCTCACCTTCGCCGGCACGGGCGGACGGGCCACCCGCGACCTGGTGCCGCTCGGACCGTCCGGACCGGACGCCGTGCGGCGGGTCCGCGCGGCCACCTCCCCGGTCCGGCCCGCCGGCGGCACCCCGCTGTACGAGGCCGTCCGCCGCGGCGCGGCCGCCCTGCGCGCCGGGCGCGGCGACGGCGATCCCCTGCGGACCCTCGTGGTGCTCACCGACGGCCAGGACACCAGCGGGCAGCCCCGGCCGACCGCGGCACAGACCGCCGGCGTCCGCGTCTTCGTCATCGCCGTCGGCTCGGTGACCTGCGCCGACACCGGGCTGCGGCAGGTCGCCGAGGGCACCGGCGGCCGCTGCTTCGACGCCGGCGCCGGCTCCCCGGAGCCCGTGCTCGGCAGCATGTTCCGGACGATCTGGGGATAG
- a CDS encoding DUF2786 domain-containing protein has translation MTSVRETVAAVVGGRLGYEDGLDQLTVAPAAEVDPVLAGALFDATARLFRAGWQPAEVHRVVARRGDPAHAHLIVDAVAAYLRGFKPRAVDPRWRAQADGLDARAWWGADEQYVGQVARRRRADRVSLIDAFLSVLSVLAALPPLDVLIPPPGQVARPAPRNANAALLDRVRALLAKAESTTFPAEAEAYSAKAQELISRHSLEEALVGAGDARVTPYARRVGIDHPYESEKAALLASVAGANRCQVVWSPEFGFATLFGFDADMDAVELLHTSLLVQAHRAMARDEPPGGKAGRARLKTFRQSFLVGYAVRIGERLAEADRAALAGTGDAAALLPVLASREVQVREARERAFPRTVRGRGLRVHSEEGWESGRTAADEATLA, from the coding sequence GTGACATCGGTACGGGAGACGGTCGCGGCCGTGGTCGGCGGGCGGCTCGGCTACGAGGACGGGCTGGACCAGCTGACCGTCGCGCCCGCGGCCGAGGTCGATCCGGTGCTCGCGGGCGCGCTGTTCGACGCCACTGCGCGCCTGTTCCGGGCCGGCTGGCAACCGGCCGAGGTGCATCGGGTCGTCGCCCGGCGCGGCGACCCCGCCCACGCCCACCTGATCGTGGACGCGGTCGCCGCGTACCTGCGCGGGTTCAAGCCACGCGCCGTCGATCCGCGCTGGCGGGCCCAGGCCGACGGGCTCGACGCCCGCGCCTGGTGGGGCGCCGACGAGCAGTACGTCGGCCAGGTCGCGCGGCGGCGCCGGGCCGACCGGGTGAGCCTGATCGACGCGTTCCTGAGCGTGCTGAGCGTGCTCGCGGCACTACCGCCGCTGGACGTGCTCATCCCGCCGCCGGGGCAGGTGGCCCGGCCCGCGCCCAGGAACGCGAACGCGGCGCTGCTGGATCGCGTACGGGCCCTGCTGGCCAAGGCCGAGTCGACCACCTTCCCCGCCGAGGCGGAGGCGTACAGCGCCAAGGCCCAGGAGCTGATCTCGCGGCACAGCCTCGAGGAGGCGCTCGTCGGGGCCGGGGACGCGCGGGTCACCCCGTACGCCCGGCGCGTCGGCATCGACCACCCCTACGAGAGCGAGAAAGCCGCCCTGCTCGCCTCGGTGGCCGGGGCCAACCGCTGCCAGGTGGTGTGGTCGCCGGAGTTCGGGTTCGCCACGCTGTTCGGGTTCGACGCCGACATGGACGCGGTGGAGCTGCTGCACACGTCGCTGCTCGTGCAGGCGCACCGGGCCATGGCGCGCGACGAACCGCCCGGCGGCAAGGCGGGCCGCGCGCGGCTCAAGACCTTCCGGCAGTCCTTCCTGGTCGGGTACGCGGTCCGCATCGGCGAGCGGCTCGCGGAGGCGGACCGGGCCGCGCTGGCCGGCACGGGTGACGCCGCCGCCCTGCTGCCGGTGCTGGCCTCGCGCGAGGTGCAGGTCCGCGAGGCCCGGGAGCGGGCGTTCCCCCGCACGGTCCGCGGGCGGGGGCTGCGGGTGCACAGCGAGGAGGGCTGGGAGTCGGGCCGGACGGCCGCCGACGAGGCCACTCTCGCCTGA
- a CDS encoding LysE family translocator, with protein MTTATQALAFTGVIAIGAMSPGPDFAVVVRRAALGGRASGVAAASGVASGVFLWSVAAAAGVAALVAAAPGVLAAIRWAGAAYLAYLGVRALIAAARPKPGPLAVGTGPAGGAFRDGLLCNALNPKAAVFFLALLPQFLPARPGVSDTLTLSLLAVAITLVWFSTVAVLVAALRRLFARPAVRRGLDGLSGLALLGLGARLALTR; from the coding sequence GTGACGACGGCGACTCAGGCACTGGCGTTCACCGGCGTGATCGCGATCGGCGCGATGTCGCCCGGCCCGGACTTCGCGGTGGTGGTACGCCGCGCCGCGCTCGGCGGGCGGGCCTCCGGCGTGGCCGCGGCGAGCGGTGTCGCCTCGGGCGTCTTCCTGTGGTCGGTGGCGGCGGCCGCGGGGGTGGCAGCCCTGGTGGCGGCGGCCCCGGGGGTGCTGGCGGCGATCCGCTGGGCGGGCGCGGCGTACCTGGCGTACCTGGGGGTCCGCGCGCTGATCGCCGCCGCCCGGCCGAAGCCGGGCCCGCTCGCGGTGGGGACCGGCCCGGCGGGCGGCGCCTTCCGGGACGGGCTGCTGTGCAACGCGCTGAACCCGAAGGCCGCGGTGTTCTTCCTGGCCTTGCTGCCGCAGTTCCTGCCCGCCCGGCCCGGCGTGTCCGACACGCTGACGCTCTCGCTGCTCGCCGTGGCGATCACACTGGTGTGGTTCAGCACGGTGGCGGTGCTGGTCGCGGCGCTGCGGCGGCTGTTCGCCCGGCCGGCGGTGCGGCGCGGGCTCGACGGGCTCAGCGGGCTGGCGCTGCTCGGCCTCGGTGCCCGGCTGGCCCTCACCCGCTGA
- a CDS encoding SDR family oxidoreductase, with the protein MTTSSEIQGLLVVTGASTGMGAATAREMARRGFHVLAGVRRDSDGAALRAAGIEPVILDVTDAGHVAALAARIDRDPQRRPLRALVNNAGIPGAGPIEVTPLADWRRLFEVNLFGHVAVTQALLPALVRGGGRIVNITSLNGRIAMAGYGPYAASKFAMEAVSDALRNEVGPHGVRVVVVEPGGVKTEMVGHGTAALRELGTRLTREQADRYGALVQALPAHVAAFTEAGTTAEVAARTIARAVTARRPRTRYTIGATASLLTRAARVRPDRMLDRLTTADLRKHYPDRARGRSAAAHPA; encoded by the coding sequence ATGACAACGTCATCCGAAATTCAGGGCCTGCTCGTCGTGACCGGTGCGTCGACCGGGATGGGGGCGGCCACCGCGCGGGAGATGGCCCGCCGGGGGTTCCACGTGCTCGCCGGGGTGCGCCGCGACAGCGACGGAGCGGCCCTGCGCGCCGCCGGCATCGAGCCGGTGATCCTCGACGTCACCGACGCCGGCCACGTCGCGGCCCTGGCGGCTCGCATCGACCGGGACCCGCAACGGCGTCCGCTGCGGGCGCTGGTCAACAACGCCGGGATACCGGGGGCGGGCCCGATCGAAGTGACCCCGCTCGCCGACTGGCGGCGCCTGTTCGAGGTGAACCTCTTCGGCCACGTCGCGGTCACCCAGGCCCTGCTGCCGGCGCTGGTCCGCGGCGGCGGCCGCATCGTCAACATCACCTCGCTGAACGGCCGGATCGCCATGGCCGGCTACGGGCCGTACGCCGCCAGCAAGTTCGCCATGGAAGCCGTGAGCGACGCCCTGCGCAACGAGGTCGGCCCGCACGGCGTCCGCGTGGTGGTGGTCGAACCCGGCGGCGTCAAGACCGAGATGGTCGGCCACGGCACCGCGGCCCTGCGAGAGCTCGGCACGCGCCTGACCCGGGAGCAGGCCGATCGGTACGGCGCGCTGGTGCAGGCCCTGCCCGCCCACGTCGCCGCGTTCACCGAGGCGGGCACGACGGCCGAGGTCGCAGCGCGGACCATCGCCCGGGCGGTGACGGCCCGCAGGCCCCGGACCCGCTACACGATCGGGGCGACGGCTTCCTTGCTGACCCGGGCCGCCCGGGTCCGCCCCGACCGGATGCTCGACCGGCTGACGACCGCCGATCTGCGCAAACACTATCCGGACCGGGCCCGCGGACGCAGCGCCGCGGCGCACCCCGCCTGA
- a CDS encoding MMPL family transporter — protein MATYLYRLGRFSFRRRTLVLSLWLAVLAILGVGAATLSGPTSDTFTIPGTEAQQAQDLLQERFPQSGAGGAQARVVFVAPQGEKVTDAANRAAIEQTVTRVRTGAQVADVTDPLKGTVNQAGTVAYAQVTFKVPADELTNADRDALTGAAGIGRDAGLSVEAGGDAMQEPGEQGPGEVIGLLVAGVVLVITFGSLVAAGLPLLTAILGVGAAMAGIQIVSGFTDLSSNTPTLALMLGIAVAVDYALFIVSRYRHEVALGRTGIEAAGRAVGTAGSAVTFAGLTVVIALSALAVVNLPVLTQMGLAAAGAVAVAVLIALTLLPALLGFVGGRISGSRRARDPEGDAGRTTAGRRWARLVSRRPVLTLAAATLGLLVIAIPALSLRLGLPGDNMAAPDTTQRKAYDLLTDGFGPGFNGPLLVVVDAAGSAEPQRAAEDAAAAIKKLPDVVTVSPATFNPAGDTAILQVIPASAPDSRQTTDLVHAIRGLDDGVGGRTGAELAVTGTTAVNIDMSAKMGEALVPYLAVIVALAFLLLTVLFRSVLVPLKAIGGFLLSIVATFGAVVAVFQWGWLAGVFGVEQTGPVVSLLPVLLIGIVFGLAMDYEVFLVSRMREEHVHGAAPRDAVVDGFGHGARVVTAAAIIMISVFSGFILSPDSIIKSIGFALAAAILFDAFVVRMTIVPAAMTLLGRRAWALPRWLDRILPDVDVEGDKLRPAEPEPAPPAPELVGAGR, from the coding sequence ATGGCTACCTATCTCTATCGGCTCGGTCGGTTCAGCTTCCGCCGCCGCACGCTGGTGCTGTCCCTGTGGCTGGCCGTGCTCGCGATACTCGGGGTCGGCGCGGCCACCCTGTCCGGGCCGACCTCCGACACGTTCACCATCCCGGGCACCGAGGCACAGCAGGCCCAGGACCTGCTCCAGGAGCGCTTCCCGCAGTCCGGCGCCGGCGGCGCCCAGGCCCGCGTCGTGTTCGTCGCGCCGCAGGGCGAGAAGGTCACCGACGCGGCCAACCGGGCCGCGATCGAGCAGACGGTCACCCGGGTACGGACCGGGGCGCAGGTCGCCGACGTCACCGATCCGCTCAAGGGCACCGTCAACCAGGCCGGAACCGTCGCGTACGCCCAGGTCACGTTCAAGGTGCCGGCGGACGAGCTGACGAACGCGGACCGCGACGCGCTGACCGGCGCCGCCGGGATCGGGCGCGACGCCGGGCTGAGCGTCGAGGCGGGCGGCGACGCCATGCAGGAGCCGGGTGAGCAGGGGCCGGGTGAGGTGATCGGCCTGCTGGTCGCCGGCGTCGTCCTCGTGATCACCTTCGGTTCGCTGGTCGCCGCCGGGCTGCCACTGCTCACCGCGATCCTCGGGGTGGGCGCGGCGATGGCCGGCATCCAGATCGTGTCGGGCTTCACCGACCTCAGCAGCAACACGCCGACCCTCGCACTCATGCTCGGCATCGCCGTGGCGGTCGACTACGCGCTGTTCATCGTCTCCCGCTACCGGCACGAGGTGGCCCTGGGCCGTACGGGCATCGAGGCCGCCGGGCGCGCGGTCGGCACGGCCGGCTCGGCGGTCACCTTCGCCGGCCTCACGGTGGTCATCGCGCTGTCCGCGCTCGCCGTGGTGAACCTGCCGGTGCTCACCCAGATGGGCCTGGCTGCCGCCGGGGCCGTCGCGGTCGCGGTGCTGATCGCCCTGACGCTGCTCCCCGCGCTGCTCGGATTCGTCGGTGGCCGGATCAGCGGCAGCCGCCGGGCCCGCGACCCCGAGGGCGACGCCGGACGGACCACGGCGGGCCGGCGCTGGGCCCGGCTGGTGTCCCGCCGGCCGGTGCTGACGCTCGCCGCGGCGACGCTGGGCCTGCTGGTGATCGCGATCCCCGCGCTGAGCCTGCGGCTCGGGCTGCCCGGGGACAACATGGCCGCACCGGACACCACCCAGCGCAAGGCGTACGACCTGCTCACCGATGGCTTCGGCCCGGGCTTCAACGGCCCGCTGCTCGTCGTCGTGGACGCCGCCGGCAGCGCCGAGCCGCAGCGGGCCGCCGAGGACGCGGCCGCCGCGATCAAGAAGCTGCCGGACGTCGTCACGGTCAGCCCGGCCACCTTCAACCCGGCCGGTGACACGGCGATCCTCCAGGTGATCCCGGCCAGCGCGCCGGACAGCCGGCAGACCACCGATCTGGTGCACGCGATCCGCGGCCTCGACGACGGCGTGGGCGGGCGTACCGGGGCGGAGCTGGCGGTCACCGGCACGACGGCGGTCAACATCGACATGTCCGCGAAGATGGGTGAGGCGCTGGTGCCGTACCTCGCGGTGATCGTGGCGCTGGCGTTCCTGCTGCTGACCGTGCTGTTCCGCTCGGTCCTGGTGCCGCTCAAGGCGATCGGCGGTTTCCTGCTCAGCATCGTGGCCACGTTCGGCGCGGTCGTCGCGGTGTTCCAGTGGGGCTGGCTCGCCGGCGTCTTCGGCGTCGAGCAGACCGGCCCGGTGGTCAGCCTGCTGCCGGTGCTGCTCATCGGCATCGTGTTCGGCCTGGCGATGGACTACGAGGTGTTCCTGGTCAGCCGGATGCGCGAGGAACACGTGCACGGCGCGGCGCCGAGGGACGCGGTGGTGGACGGCTTCGGCCACGGGGCACGGGTGGTCACCGCGGCCGCGATCATCATGATCAGCGTCTTCTCCGGCTTCATCCTCTCGCCCGACTCGATCATCAAGTCGATCGGCTTCGCGCTGGCCGCGGCGATCCTCTTCGACGCGTTCGTGGTCCGGATGACGATCGTCCCGGCGGCGATGACGCTGCTCGGGCGCCGCGCCTGGGCGCTCCCGCGCTGGCTCGACCGGATCCTGCCGGACGTGGACGTCGAGGGCGACAAGCTGCGCCCCGCCGAGCCGGAGCCGGCACCGCCGGCGCCGGAACTGGTCGGCGCGGGACGCTGA
- a CDS encoding sensor histidine kinase: METRHIARMRAWKEAAAEKPMLLDVLLAIVLAWAVFKATVDDRVTPSDVLVALVAFLAVLLRRLRPYTALGVATAATVGAVLRGVSNPGLIVALGVITYSIAAHTNRRRGWICALAASSLVYATGLVVAVGDWWRFETLGVFAWIFMAAAAGDAARMHRAYIREVEERARRAEETREEVARRRVMDERVRIARELHDVVAHHIAVISVQAGAAAHILQRQPDQVGPVLAHIRDASDTVLKEIQSVVGVLRSGDEADSHEPTPGLARLPELLGALEATGFRVRHQQRGVPRDLPALVDLAAYRIVQEALTNAHRYGTGSAALLVEYAPSGVIVEVANEVPPEPSTPGPGSGYGLLGMRERAASAGGRVTAGFVEDGRFRVHAVLPIEAPAAAPTPGEATAPARTSLVLRPGLRGCVIPREEPA, from the coding sequence ATGGAGACCAGGCACATCGCCCGGATGAGGGCGTGGAAGGAAGCAGCGGCGGAGAAGCCGATGCTGCTCGACGTCCTGCTCGCGATCGTGCTGGCGTGGGCCGTCTTCAAGGCGACGGTCGACGACCGGGTGACGCCCAGCGACGTCCTCGTGGCGCTGGTCGCGTTCCTGGCGGTGCTGCTGAGGCGCCTGCGGCCGTACACGGCGCTGGGCGTGGCGACCGCCGCCACGGTGGGCGCGGTGCTGCGCGGCGTCAGCAATCCCGGGCTGATCGTCGCGCTGGGCGTGATCACGTACTCGATCGCGGCGCACACGAACCGGCGCCGCGGGTGGATCTGCGCGCTGGCCGCGTCGTCGCTGGTCTACGCGACCGGCCTGGTTGTGGCGGTGGGGGACTGGTGGCGCTTCGAGACCCTCGGCGTGTTCGCGTGGATCTTCATGGCGGCGGCCGCCGGGGACGCAGCGCGCATGCACCGGGCGTACATCCGTGAGGTGGAGGAACGCGCCCGCCGCGCCGAGGAGACGCGCGAGGAGGTGGCGCGGCGCCGGGTCATGGACGAGCGCGTCCGCATCGCCCGCGAGCTGCACGACGTCGTCGCCCACCACATCGCCGTGATCAGCGTGCAGGCCGGCGCGGCCGCCCACATCCTGCAACGTCAGCCGGACCAGGTGGGCCCGGTGCTCGCGCACATCCGCGACGCCTCCGACACCGTGCTCAAGGAGATCCAGTCGGTGGTCGGGGTGCTGCGCAGCGGCGACGAGGCGGACAGCCACGAGCCCACGCCGGGCCTCGCCCGCCTGCCGGAACTGCTGGGTGCCCTGGAGGCGACCGGTTTCCGCGTACGCCACCAGCAGCGCGGCGTGCCGCGGGACCTGCCGGCCCTGGTGGACCTGGCGGCGTACCGGATCGTGCAGGAGGCGCTGACCAACGCGCACCGCTACGGCACCGGCTCGGCCGCCCTCCTCGTCGAGTACGCCCCCAGCGGCGTGATCGTCGAGGTCGCCAACGAGGTGCCGCCGGAGCCGTCGACGCCGGGACCGGGCTCCGGGTACGGGCTGCTCGGCATGCGGGAGCGGGCGGCGTCGGCCGGCGGGCGGGTCACGGCGGGCTTCGTGGAGGACGGCCGGTTCCGGGTGCACGCGGTCCTGCCGATTGAGGCCCCGGCTGCCGCTCCCACCCCCGGGGAGGCGACGGCCCCGGCCCGCACGTCGCTGGTGCTACGTCCGGGCCTGC